The genomic interval TTCAATCTTTTTATTTCTTCTATAGTTATTTTATCATTCCTCTTTATCTTTATATCCTCATTTAATTCCTTAAAATACCTAAGCAAATTAAACACGAAGGAATCATAGTTATCTATCATTAAAAACATTAATTCACCTCTAAAATATTTAGTTTAAAATCATTATATCAAAAACACCTAAAAAAAAATATGAATTTTATACCATTTATATATTTGAATCTTCTAATTAATAATCTTAAGTATTGTTATTACTTAATTTAAAGTTAAAAATTAATTTATTTTATTCTCATTTATGTGTTAAAATATTTATACTACAAATTTTTTAAAATTAACAATATTATTCAAATAATTATTATACATACATTGATTTTTTAAGTTTTAAAGGAGGGTTTACTATTAATATTAATGCAGAATTTCATTGTCACTCATTAGCTTCTGACGGAACACTATCTCCAAAAGAGGTAATTGCTGAAGCTAAAAAAGCAGGTATATCCTTAATAGCTTTAACAGATCACGATATAACTTCTGGTCTTGATGAAGCAAAAGAAGCCGCAAAAGAACTAGATATTCAATTTATTCCTGGAATAGAACTTAGTTGTGAGCATAAGGGGTCTACAGTTCATGTACTAGGATATTTTAGAGATGATTCTTATAAATCCGAAGATTTTCAAAAGTTCTTAAATGAATTAAAGGATTCTAGAATAGGTAGAGCAAAAAAAATCGTAGCTAATTTAGAAAAATATTTTAATATTAAACTTGATTATAAAGATGTCTTAGCAAAGGGAAAAGGTGTTGTTGCTAGACCTCATATAGCTCAATGCATAATAGAAGCTGGGTATCCTTATGATTGGGAATATATATTTGATAACTTCATAGGAAATGATAGCCCAGCTTATGTTCCTAACAAAAAAATTTCTGTAGAAGAAGGAATAAATATATTAAAAGCTAATAATGCTATAACAGTGCTTGCTCATCCAAAGCTTATAAAAAGAGTTCCTGTACAGGAAGTTATGGCATTTCCTTTTGATGGTATAGAAGCTATTTACTATCAAAATAATAAAAAAGATACTGACTTCTTTATTTCATATGCTGTTCATCATGATCTTCTTATAACATGTGGTTCAGATTTTCATGGAGATCATGAAGGAGATGAAAGACATGGTCATGTTGGATGCATGAGTATGCCAGAAGAATATCTTGAAAAATTTCTAAAAAAATATAATTGTAATAAAAAATAATATTAATGATTAAAATAATGGTAATATGGTTTAACTGCCAAATTACCATTATTTTTTTATAATCTCAAATAATTTAATATTTTATTAAAAAAAGTATTTACATTTCAATGAAAAAGAATATAATTTAATTGTAGGTATTAATTAATAATTAATATTAGTTGATTTTGATTGTTATAATTTTAACATATATTAGGTGGTGTTTTTATGAATTATTTAGAAGTAAAAAAAGATATTTATTGGGTTGGATCTTTAGATCCTGAATTAAGAGTTTTTGATATTATTATGTACACTCCTTATGGAACTACTTATAACTCATATGTTGTTAAAGGTAGTGAAAAAATAGCTGTATTTGAAACAGTAAAAGAAAAATGTTTTGATGATTACTTATCAAAACTTAATAGCTTAGGTATTGATCCTAAATCAATAGATTACATAGTTGTTGATCATACAGAGCCTGATCATGCTGGATCTGTTGAAAAATTACTTGAATTATCTCCTAAAGCTAAAGTTATAGGTTCAATGCAAGCTATAGAATTCTTAAAAGATATAGTTAATAAAGATTTTGAATATATAGTTGTTGGAGACAATGACACAATTTCATTAGGAAACAAAACATTACAATTTATCTCTGCACCATTTTTACATTGGCCAGATTCAATGTACACTTATATTCCAGAAGATAAAGCTTTAATAACTTGTGACTCTTTTGGAAGCCACTATTCTTGTGAAGAAGTATTTAATGACTTAGTTCCTAATGAAGAAGAATATTTAGATGCCTTAAGATACTACTATGATTGTATCTTTGGACCATACAAACCATATGTTTTAAAAGCTATAGATAAAATTAAAGATTTAGATATAGAACTTGTATGCCCAGGTCACGGTCCTATCCTTAGACAAGATCCTTGGAAGATAATAAATACTTATAAGGAATGGAGTACTCCAGTAAAACCTAAAATAAATGGAGATAAGAAAGTTACTATTCCTTACGTATCAGCTTATGGTTATACTAAAGAATTAGCTGAAGAAATAGCTAAGGGAATACAATCTGAGCACAATGTTGAAGTTAAATTATATGATTTAACTTATAGCAAGCAAGAAGATGTATTAGCTGACATAGGAGAATCAGATGGTATACTATTTGGATCACCAACAATAGTTGGAGAATTATTACCTCCTATTAGAATTCTTTTAGCTAACTTAAACCCTATTATTCATGGTGGAAAATATGCTGCAGCCTTTGGTTCATTTGGTTGGAGTGGTGAAGCTGTTCCAAGAATAGAAGCTAGATTAAAAGAATTAAAAATGAATATATTTGGACCTGGTTTAAGAATTAAGTTTAAACCATCAACAACTGAATTAAAAGAAGCTTTTGAATTTGGTAGAGATTTCTCAAGAACTATGTTTGGAGAAAAGGAACTTGATTATGCTCCAAATAATGCTACAGAAACTAAAGAAGTATTAACTGGAAATGGTAAAACAAGATACTGGAAATGCTTAGTTTGTGGTGAAATATTCGAAAGTCCAGTATGCCCTGAAGTTTGCCCTGTTTGTGGAGCTGGAAAAGAACAATTTATAGAAGTGGAAATGGATACTTTTGAAAAGAATGATACTGATGATAACTTCGTTATTATAGGTAATGGAGCTGCTGGATTCTATGCTGCTAAAACAATAAGAGAAATAAACAGTACAGCTTCTGTTAAATTACTTTCAAGTGAAGAAGTATCTTCTTACTCAAGACCAAATCTTTCAGATCTTTTAAATGAAGAAATGAATTTAGATACTTTCTACTTAGCTAAATCTTCTTGGTACAAAGAAAATAATATAGAAGAATTACTAGGAGTTACTGTTACTTCTATAGATAAAGATGCTAAAAAAGTAATCTTAAAAGATGGTACTAAAATACCATATACTAAACTTATATTAGCTAATGGTAGCCATAACTTTATTCCACCATTTAAAGTTAAAAATAATAATGAAGAAGTTACTTTAAATTGTGAAAATATTCATGAGTTTAAAGGTATCTACTCTATTAAAGATTTAAAAGATACTTTTGATGTTAAAGAAGAAATGAAAGAAGCTAAGAAGGCTGTTGTTATAGGTGCTGGTCCTCTTGGATTAGAAGCAGCTTGGGAAATGAAACTTGCTGGTTTAGAAGTTACAGTAGTTGAATTCTTACCAAATCTTATGAATAACCAATTAGATCAAGAAGGTGCTGATATCTTTAGAAACCAAGTTTCTGATTGCGGAATAACATTCATAACATCAGAGGAATGTGCTGAAATAATAACTAAAGATGGCAAATTAACTTCTTTAAACTTAAAGAGCGGAAAAACTTTAGATGCTGATATTCTTCTAGTTTCAACAGGTATTAGAAGTAATATAGAATTAGCTAAAGAAACTGGAATTGAATGCAATAGAGGTGTTATTGTTAACGAAAGAATGGAAACAAGTATTAAAGACATATATGCTTGTGGAGATGTAGCTGAATTTAATGGTCTTGTTTACGGAAACTGGCCTGCTGCTATAGAAATGGGTAAAACTGCTGGTGCAAATGCATGTGAAGCAGAAAAAGCATTTGAAAACTTTACACCATCTATAATATTAGATGCTTTAAATACTCATGTATTCTCAGCTGGTTTAATAAGATTTAACGATTCTTCTTATGAAAAAATAAGTTCTAAAGATGAATCAAAAGGTCAATATACTAAACTATTCTTCAAAGACAACATCTTAGTTGGAGGAATTATAGTTGGTGATATTTCTAAAGCAGGACAAATAATAATAGCAATAGATAATAAACTATCTAAAGCAGCTGCTTTATCAAATGATTTACTATAAATAAAATAAAAAGTGACTATATAAATTTTATATAGTCACTTTTTTATTTAGAGAAATATATTAAACTTAAGCAAAAATTACTTAAACTATATGCTCTTTGTGCTTGTTATAAGCTTTTTTTATATTCTTCTAAAGCTTTTGCAAGTTGATCTGGACAAGATGTGCCTTTTCCTCTGCAATCTATTCCTTTTAATTTAGAAATAGCTTCATCAACATCCATTCCTTCAACAAGCTTAGAAACTCCCATTAAGTTTCCTGGACATCCATTTACAAAGCTAACACTTTTTATTTTGTTATCTTCGATTTCAAAATTAATCTCCTTAGCACAAACTCCTGTAGTCTTATAATTCATAAGTAAAATCTCCCCTATCTTGCTAATTATGAAGATATAGAAACTATTTTAAAGTAGCTATAACTTCAATCTCTATTTTAGCATCTTTAGGTAATTTAGCAACCTCTACAGCACTTCTTGCTGGTTGATTTTCTGTAAAATAAGTAGCATATACTTCATTCATTCTTACAAAATCATTCATATCACTTAAAAATACTGTAGTTTTTATTACTTTATCCATAGAAGTTCCCGCAGCTTCTAAGATAGCCTTTACATTTTCTAAAGATTGAGCTGTTTGTTCTTCAATTGATCCTGCCATTACTCCAGTTTCAGGATTTAGTGGAATTTGTCCTGAAGTATAAACAAAATCTCC from Clostridium perfringens carries:
- a CDS encoding PHP domain-containing protein, with amino-acid sequence MNINAEFHCHSLASDGTLSPKEVIAEAKKAGISLIALTDHDITSGLDEAKEAAKELDIQFIPGIELSCEHKGSTVHVLGYFRDDSYKSEDFQKFLNELKDSRIGRAKKIVANLEKYFNIKLDYKDVLAKGKGVVARPHIAQCIIEAGYPYDWEYIFDNFIGNDSPAYVPNKKISVEEGINILKANNAITVLAHPKLIKRVPVQEVMAFPFDGIEAIYYQNNKKDTDFFISYAVHHDLLITCGSDFHGDHEGDERHGHVGCMSMPEEYLEKFLKKYNCNKK
- a CDS encoding FAD-dependent oxidoreductase — protein: MNYLEVKKDIYWVGSLDPELRVFDIIMYTPYGTTYNSYVVKGSEKIAVFETVKEKCFDDYLSKLNSLGIDPKSIDYIVVDHTEPDHAGSVEKLLELSPKAKVIGSMQAIEFLKDIVNKDFEYIVVGDNDTISLGNKTLQFISAPFLHWPDSMYTYIPEDKALITCDSFGSHYSCEEVFNDLVPNEEEYLDALRYYYDCIFGPYKPYVLKAIDKIKDLDIELVCPGHGPILRQDPWKIINTYKEWSTPVKPKINGDKKVTIPYVSAYGYTKELAEEIAKGIQSEHNVEVKLYDLTYSKQEDVLADIGESDGILFGSPTIVGELLPPIRILLANLNPIIHGGKYAAAFGSFGWSGEAVPRIEARLKELKMNIFGPGLRIKFKPSTTELKEAFEFGRDFSRTMFGEKELDYAPNNATETKEVLTGNGKTRYWKCLVCGEIFESPVCPEVCPVCGAGKEQFIEVEMDTFEKNDTDDNFVIIGNGAAGFYAAKTIREINSTASVKLLSSEEVSSYSRPNLSDLLNEEMNLDTFYLAKSSWYKENNIEELLGVTVTSIDKDAKKVILKDGTKIPYTKLILANGSHNFIPPFKVKNNNEEVTLNCENIHEFKGIYSIKDLKDTFDVKEEMKEAKKAVVIGAGPLGLEAAWEMKLAGLEVTVVEFLPNLMNNQLDQEGADIFRNQVSDCGITFITSEECAEIITKDGKLTSLNLKSGKTLDADILLVSTGIRSNIELAKETGIECNRGVIVNERMETSIKDIYACGDVAEFNGLVYGNWPAAIEMGKTAGANACEAEKAFENFTPSIILDALNTHVFSAGLIRFNDSSYEKISSKDESKGQYTKLFFKDNILVGGIIVGDISKAGQIIIAIDNKLSKAAALSNDLL
- a CDS encoding TIGR03905 family TSCPD domain-containing protein, whose translation is MNYKTTGVCAKEINFEIEDNKIKSVSFVNGCPGNLMGVSKLVEGMDVDEAISKLKGIDCRGKGTSCPDQLAKALEEYKKSL
- a CDS encoding RidA family protein — translated: MAKEIIKTNKAPGAIGPYSQGIKIGDFVYTSGQIPLNPETGVMAGSIEEQTAQSLENVKAILEAAGTSMDKVIKTTVFLSDMNDFVRMNEVYATYFTENQPARSAVEVAKLPKDAKIEIEVIATLK